The Salvia miltiorrhiza cultivar Shanhuang (shh) chromosome 2, IMPLAD_Smil_shh, whole genome shotgun sequence DNA window tataACTTAACCTCCGTAGACCTGAAGATATGAGGAGAAACGACGGCAGCGAGGAGTCGTGGTGGAGCATGCTTTTCAGTTGATCTGTTGCCGATTTGGCTTTCTGCGCGTGGGTTTTCGCAGATTGCGGCGGCTGCCTCATTTTCTTCATTCCGATGGCGATTTCATTAAGGGCCTCGCCGGATTCTGTGCTTATTTCGATGCATGACTGTAGGATTCTCATTTGGAATTTTGAGGTCGCCGTTTTAAGAGATTTTGAATTTGTGTATGCATTTAGTGATTCCATGAGGCATGCACATTCCCCACTCAGGCCTCCGATCTTTAAGTATTGTTTCCACAGATGATTGAACTTGAATTTACTGTTGgtaatccttgacatcatctaatgatacgcagcggaatatacattcaaggattagatctagatttacaaatgcATCACGTGTAGAGATAAACACACAACGAAAAAAATAACTTACTCGTTGTGTAGTAAGCGTGCGTCTCGATTCTTGccgtgaatccactactaaggtatccacgtgtatgtcgattcgatgcaggaacgattccaagtgcacgattcaatcgtcgacagctaggaaatctccgattgaaactaTAGTGCTCTCTTAGTGTTTGCAAACCAAaagctctaagctaatgttttcgtatCTTCTCATTTGTAAGGCCAAGTCCCTTATTTATAaggaagaagacaattctaaattgtcttctcttccttagtattagaatatatcaaatatatcctaatctagtccataatatctttcaatctcccacttggactagcattagattaaacaccaagcactaACTTTGCACTCTTgagcgaatcaacaatacacataaagtgtgaccctttaggcctccattatcgacgataatcaaattaaagtctacacaaaactcctagactgcgttgtgtagcgaactcgatatatgaagaacgtttacgtggattcTGTAAACAAACCTTTATATGAAGTTTATGTAATATCCCttcattcacgaaccactcgatTGAGCCTAGGATCTGCCATGTGTCTATCCCAATAGCTCAATCAttttatctcatctttattaaatgaccCTTCCGATCATATTCAATTATTCTAATTGAATATATCTTTGCATTGGCCAATGACTAACGGTCAAATAATATAGAGAATTTGAAGTGTTCTCTCGAAATTCAAATCGAGGAATGAATCCTATTCTTGGCTCAACTACCATTTCCATTTGCCTCATGATGtacccaacacaagccgtatctacccctttgatggagtgcaagcattgtacttggtcaaagcacaccactcaacaaacaaaatgagtattgacctcaagtcaaaggactatTACATACTCCATACACTATTAAATCATAGACACTAGAACAAATGATTTAATAGCAGGGTATACCAATATTCTCCAAAATATCCATGTGTCCATCACGAGAATCAAATTACTCGTAGCTGTGAGATCAACTACATTCTCTAAGAATATGATGCAGACCACATGCTAACCTATCGCATGTCATCAATATCCCATTCTTGATGACCATTGGTTAGGGCATCTTTAGAATTACACTCAAACCATTAATGTCTCACATCATTAATAGTAGTGATAATTCAAGGgaacaaataaaagaataaagtcaAACAATAAAACCAAATATTCTAATAAATGCACTAGCccatgaaatcaaataacatatataaatgtGATCAGGTAAGgatgtctcaattcaaattgTTTCTAAGACATTCAAACCAAAACTCCCACTAAATTAAAGCCAACTTCCAACATGTCTAACACCCAAGCTCTCAAAATGTTTGTTGTGTTTTGCTATACACAACGGCTTGGTGAAAGGATCGGCTAAGTTATCATCAGTGGGTATTCTTTCTAATTTCACATCGCCTCTTTCAATTATTTCTCTGATCAGATGATATCTTCGGGGAATGTGCTTGTTTCTATTCGTGGGTCTTGGTTCCTTTGCTTGCGCAACTGCACCAGTGTTGTCACAATACAACGGTATTGCACAATTGGTACTTGGAATGACACCCAGTTCTTTCACGAATTCTAACATAGCCACAGCCTCCTTTGCAGCTTCAGATGCAGCAATATACTCGGCTTCGGTGGTGGAGTCGGCAGTAGTGCTTTGTTTGGAACTATTCCAACTAACTGCTCCACCATTGAGGATGAAGACATAGCCAGACTGTGACTTATAGTCATCATGGTCTGTTTGGAAGCTAGCATCAGTATACCCAGTAACTGATAACTCTGGCTGTCCACCATAGACTAAGAAGTATTCTTTAGTCCTTCTAAGGTACTTTAGAATAGTCTTGACAGTTCTCCAATGTACCTCACCGGGATTTTGCTGAAATCTGCCTGTCATGCTAAGCGCATAAGCCACATCTGGCCTAGTAGATGTCATGGCATACATTATCGATCCTATAGCAGAAGCATATGGGATCCTTTTCATGTATTCGATCTCTTGGTCACTAGAAGGGCAACCCTTCTTAGACAAGATAATACCATGTCCCATAGGAAGAAATCCTTTCTTGGAATTTTCATTGAGAAGCGCTTTAGCAATTTGTCTATGTAGGTGGATTGTGATAATCCCAACAATCTATTAGGTCTATCCCGATAGATCTTTATCCCAAGGATATAGGAAGCATCACCCAGGTCCTTCATCATGAAGGAGCTAGCCAACCAATCTTTCACGGATTGCATCATGGAACGATCACTACCCATAATcaaaatgtcatcaacatatatgATAAGGTAGACAATGTTCTCATCCTTGCGTTTACTATAAACACATGGATCCTCTTTGCTTCTGACAAAGTCAAACGATTTGATAGCTCTGTCAAAGCAAATATTCCAACTCctagaagcttgcttaagtccataaatggacttctttagcCTACATACTGCATTCGGCCTTTCTTTGGATACAAAACCTTCAGGTTGAGTCATATAGACTTCCTCTTCAAGTTCTCCATTGAGAAacgcggttttgacatccatttgccaaatgtcAAAGTTATAATATGCAGCTATAGCAAGTAAAATCCTAATGGACTTGATCTTTGCAACTGGTGAAAAGGTTTCGTCATAATCAATGCCCTCGCGTTGACTATAACCCTTTGCCACCAACCTAGCCTTGTAGGTTCGTACTATGCCATCTGCATCTCTCTTCtttttgaagatccatttgCAGCCTATGGGATATTTCCCATCTGGCAAATCAACTAGTTCCCAGACTAGATTGAAGTACATCGAGTCCATTTCGGAAATTAGGGCTTCAAGCCACTTCTCCGAGTCGGTGCCCGACACCGCTTCGGTATAGGTCTTAGGTTCATCATCATCCGAATCAACTCTATCATCTTGGTTCTCAACCAATAGATTAAGTCTTTCAGGTGCTCGACGATTCCTACGAGGCCTATGGAGTTGTTCTTGCGTTTGTTCGGGTTGTATATTCTGAATGTGAGCAGGTTCCTCTGTGTTGAACGTTTCAACAGTTTCAGAATTTTCAGGGACATCCTCAAGATTTTCTTGAGGTGGTGGTGACACAACTATTGTATCATCATGTCTTTGATGCATCTCATTGTCTTGAGGCGTCTCTCTAAGAGATATTCCCCTTCCCAATAGATCATCAAATACTCCCATTGAATTCTTGTCCACACCATTAGACAAGTTTTCATCCTCTATGTTATTTTGcggttcttgaatttcttcaagTTCTATCGTATTGTGACCTTGTTCCTTAGAGACAAAGGTGTCTTCAAGAAACGTCACATTCCGGGAAACAATCACCTTGTGATCACCGGGAACGTAGAAATAATATCCAATtgtttccttaggatatcccaCAAAATAACATTTCTCACTTTTAGATTCCAACTTATCAGTCATCATTTTCTTAACAAAAGCAGGACATCCCCAGGTCCGCATATGGTTAAGACTTGCCTTTTTGCCACACCATAACTCATATGGTGTTTTCTCAACTGATTTAGAAGGAACTCTATTCAGAATATAAACAGCGGTCTGTAAGGCATGACCCCAAAGGAATAAAGGGAGACTTGCAAAACTCATCATGGATCGAACCATATCTAATAAAGTTCGATTCCTCCTTTCAGATACCCCATTCATTTGAGGTGTCCCCGGAGGAGTCCAGTCTGACCGAATTCCATGTGATTTTAAGTAATCAAGAAACTCATGGCTTAAGTATTCTCCTCCTCGATCTGATCGAAGAGCCTTTATACTTTTCCCAAGTTGTTTCTCgacttctaacttaaactccttaaatttctcaaaggCCTCAGATTTGTGCTTCATGAGATACACATATCCATACCTCGAAAAATCATCAGTAAAAGTTATAAAGTACGAATATCCACCTCTTGCTTCTGTTGGGAATGGTCCACACACATCTGTGTGAATCAATTCTAGCAAGTCTTTGGATCGTAACCCCTTCCCAGAAAAAGGTTTCTTAGTCATCTTACCTTTGAGACAGGATTCACAAGCACCATATGACTCAAggtcaaatgatttgagatagtctaactttctcAATCTCGCTATCCTGTTCTCATTGATAtgaccaagtctacaatgccaaagATAGGTAGTATTATTCGCATTACTCAGCTTAGGTCGTTTGTTTTGTACATTGAGAATACTcctttcacattcaagataaTATAAACCATTCAAAAGAGAGGCACTTCCATAAAACAATCCATTAAGGGAAAACGAGCATCTACTGTTTCCAAAATGGAAGGAAAAGCCTTCAATGTCCAACATCGGAATGGAAATAATATTCTTAGAAATAGAAGGAACGAAGTAACAATTACTTAAAACAAGTCTATTTCCCGAAGGAAGATCTAATCTATAAGTCCCCACGCGTTCAGCAGCAACTCTTGCTCCATTTCCCACGCGTAGATCGACTTCCCCAGGCATCACTTTCTTGGTTTCACTTAGGCCCTGCACATTATTGCAAATGTGTGAGCCACAAGCTGTATCTAATACCCAAGATTGTGAATTATCAATAGACATGTTTATCTCAATGACAAACATACCCGAGCTCATACCCGATGCACCTTGTGCCTTGTATTTCGGGCAGTCTCTCTTCCAGTGCCCCTTTTCATGACAGAATAGGCATTCATCCTTTGGCAACTTCGGCCTTTTCTGAGCCCCTCCACCTTTAGGCTTGAAACCAGCATCAAATGCCTTCTTCTGCTTTTTCTTCTGCTTGTACTTCCTTTTGGAAGACGTGGCAGTAGAGCTCACCATGAGCACAGATTTGCCTTTAGAGGTGGAAGACTCATAGGTCTTCAACATGTTATGAAGCTCAGGCAGGCTTGCCTTCGTGCCGTTCATATTGAAGTTCACAATGAAGTTTTCAAATGAGGCAGGCAAAGACTGCAGAATCAGATTGACAGAGACAGTAGCGGGTAGCATCGTTCCAATCGATGCCAACCTCTCAATCAACCCGATCATCttcagtacatgatcagaaacttGACCCCCATCATGAAGCTTACACTTAAAGAGATCTCGGAGTATTTCATACTCCATAGTCTGAGCTTCTGAAGCATACAGACTCTTCAAGTGTTTCAGCATATCATAAGGAAACATGTGTTCGTGTTGCCTCTGTAACTCCGTAGTCATAGAGGACAACATCACACATTGTGCCGATGTTGCATCCTCGACATGCTTCTTGTGAGCAGCTTCATCAAATGATGCATACTCAGCAGACTGCTTGTCAGGAATGACAGTGATTGGGTTGTCCAAGACATACTCAATCTTCTCTAGCCTTAAGACCAGATGCAAGCAACGGAGCCAATCCGTGAAGTTTGACCCAGTCAACTTGTTTGTTTCTATCAAACATTTCAGTGACAAATTCGAcatattatctgatcaataaataaagaaaagcaaATTAGAAAGAATAAACTATAATCACATTGTATCACTAATCAAACAATGGGCTATCGTATTGATTAGCTCCCACTAATTTTAACATATCTTACGCCCCCAACGTAAAATACGAATTTATAATCCATATAAATCTTAGtggtccaagatccaagtcaatattatgcagcctctgctttgctgatgactacaataatattacttagtaggcctctaagccaattgcaacaacaatttttgcaactcttggttgattaatcaaattaatctgcgtccttaaatcattcttggtcgctttgcgttccaaaataatttaagtaagtcaaccccatcacacggTGCCAACCTATGAATGAGTCTTGGCCTTGTCGATTTAGAGTatacaattttatgtaaatacccTTGCACGAAAAAGGTTAGGTACTCAAACAATTATGATGGATGACGCGTGTTGTGCTTacacaaagacttatatttaatggggatttagcatgtgataccaattgcttatatttaatatccaatattaaatagcaaaacaatttctgggtgccgcctacccatgcatataaaatgcggaccacacatattgggcgccgcctacccaagATAAATGCGGTCTTTAACtactatagttaaataataagcataaaatcaaatagcatgcttatcacaTAAAGACATAAAACCTCTACGaataaaatcattaatcaaattaatattttattctctaattaaatatgggttaatcaatttatattaattctaaattaatataaatttattctctaattaattctaaattaatataaatttatttctattattattaattctaaactaataacaataatttaaatttattaatccaattaataaattaattctgaaattggggttcaattattaattctaaattaataaaagatttttttttttaacagtTACAGACAAATAggcattttaattttaaaaaaccgCAGGCCCAGCCTTTTAAAACACAGCCCAGCTGCCCCAGGCCCAGTCCGGGCCCAAAACTTTAACAGCCCAAATTCAATTTTAGCAGCAAGGGTTTGAGAGAAGGATTGCAGCAGCAGCCGCTGCTCCCTTCTCGTTCCCGTCAGCCTCGCCGCCCGTcagcccgccgccgccgcgcgcGAATCGACGACGCCATCAGACGTCGCGCGTCCACGCCGGAGGTCTCCACGCCGGTCGCGGCTCGAAGCTGCGTCGGAGGGCGTCTTCAGCGGAGGAAGAAGCAGCGCCCTCGCCGCGAGCGCGCAGGTCCGCCGCGCGAGACCACCACCGGTGCGACGCCTCTTGCGTCGTCCCGCCACCAACACGCCACCACGCCGTCGTCTCCCACAACCGGACTCCAAGCCCGAGTCAGCGGGATCATTACAGAGGGGGAGCGGACGTTGGCTCGAAGCCACGACGCACCGCGACGCAACCAGCGGCAGGTGGTCGGGCGCTGCTCACCGGCGAGCCCCgagccaccgtcgccgcctcGTTCATCAAGGTGGTCGGCTTGGATCCGGCGAATGGCCCAGCAAAGTTTCGAATGTTGCCCAGCAACAAAATCCCAATTCCAAAACTTTCGATTTCAATTCCAATTCGAAAGTCGAAACAGATTTCCAAAATTTCCAATTTCAGATTCATTTTAGAAACCATTTCTAAAATCAAATATTCTTAACCCATAAACAATTAGAACACAATAGCAATTGTAAATCGAGccccgggctctgataccactgttggtaatccttgacatcatctaatgatacgcagcggaatatacattcaaggattagatctagatttacaaatgcATCACGTGTAGAGATAAACACACAACGAAAAGAATAACTTACTCGTTGTGTAGTAAGCGTGCGTCTCGATTCTTGCTgtgaatccactactaaggtatccacgtgtatgtcgattcgatgcaggaacgattccaagtgcacgattcaatcgtcgacagctaggaaatctccgattgaaactaTAGTGCTCTCTTAGTGTTTGCAAACCAAaagctctaagctaatgttttcgtatCTTCTCATTTGTAAGGCCAAGCCCCTTATTTATAaggaagaagacaattctaaattgtcttctcttccttagtattagaatatatcaaatatatcctaatctagtccataatatctttcattTACCGTGTTGAGATTTAATTACAATTTCTTGGAGCCTTCTTCCAACAACAATGAACTACAATGAACTTATAGATTGAcaacaaaaacatcaaaattgtGGTTGAGGGAGAGCGATTGTACGACTAATTTAGAGGATGACTTCGAAAAAACACTCAACGACCTCAAAATACAATCCACCGCGCCGCCGTCAGACCACAGCGCGTGGAGAAGCGCCGTCCAGAATGACCGCCCTCCCCTTCACTCTCCCTGCCAGTTAAAACGAAGCCAAGAATATGCTCCGACTTAACCATCTCCAGCAGAATATGCACCGCCCTTGAGCTTGATCATCTTCACCTGGTTGCTCTGCACCAGCGACAGTCCGGAGTCCGCTCCGAGTCAGACCACAGCGCGTGGAGAAGCGGCGGCAACGCCCCCAAAACGCTGATCGCGGTCTTGTTCTGCTCGTCCAGGGATAAGCTGAAAAGCGTTCCGGCTGCGTGGTCCTCAGAATGTCGACCAGCGGCGGCACGATTCCTGACCGCACGATCTTCGCCATGTTTCGCTTCTCCAGCAACAGCGATTTCAGAGCCGTTAACATCCGCGGCGTGGAAAGGCAGGTGCGGGTATCCTCTGTGTTTCGCTTCAGTTTCGGCCTCCTCCTGCTCGTGGAATTGAGAGTACAATTCTTCCTCTTCTAATAGAATCGAAGTCGACATCATCTCGATTTTGCTGGATGAAGATGAGTATGAGTAGCACGAAGGGAGAGTGTAGTTATTAGAGGGAGATTTTCTATTGACGGGTGGCGGCGGCGCCGAGTGTATCTATTGAGGGGGATCGGGGTGTCGAGGTGGTGGCAGCACCAATTGAGGATGGTGGAGTGGAGGGCGAGGTTGGGGATGACGGCGGAGAATCGGTAGCGGCGCGACCATGGCGTGGAAAGAGGGCTGGATGGAGAGTTACTTTTTAATTAGAGgctgtaaggataaaatagtattTTTATGAATCATAGGCTACAAAGAGTAAATTtagggctatgaatagaatcaccctaaaAAGAAACCCAATACAGTGTTAAGAAAATATAGGCCCAAATCAAAGGGACAAACCTTATTGAATGAGTTATAAACTTCTCATTCAACATAGTATAACTTATACATTCGATGCTCCTTAGTCTTGTGTGTTTTGGGGCCAAATTCACAGGGCCCAAAATTGCCCCTGGTCGGCTTGTTGCAAGTTAAAGTCATGGGAATAAGATTCTTGTACCACAATTTTATATCTATTGTCCCAttcttataattattattttaatattaatgttaataagaataaaatttattatgatattatgaattataattcacttttatttcaaaaagttaaaattttaaaagattATATTCATTTCATTCTATAAGAACATTCACCAGTGGGGAGACGATATAAAGAAGTGCTATAAGATGGTCCTCACCATAGCGCCTCTCATCTTAAGTGCATTGACTCTATAAAGAGGCACTATAATttacattttcattttattcaatttttattcttcaaaattaaaatccaatatttcattaaaataaaattccaatattacattaattaaaataaatttagatttttaaaattttaaatatctgaataattaaaaattaggtaaaaaacagaaataattaaaaaaataggttttcaaaaaaataaatcaaaatctaaaacaaaaataaaaagttaaaccTACCAAAACCCCCGGCCGCCCCACATGGTctcctccttttctttttctccttcttcttcctccattttTCTCCTGCaattgctctctctctctctcctctctctttctcctgtAGCGACAAAGGCCAatttctatctttttttttttattttttttatttcacgcATTGAATACATGCGATCACCTTTTTACTCCTATCGAGCCGGCACGGCGCATTCTACCCAGCACGAGCCGGGGGCACGCCAGCGCGCGGGCGTTCGTGGCGTGCCGCGTCGAGGCGGCACGGCCCCCAACGTTGTGGATCCTCTAAGAGAGTATCACTCGAGGATgatacgggttttaagaaaaaagttggtAGATAATGTTTGAGTAGAAATGAGTGGTCATGGTTAAAAATAGAAAGTAAGGTCATGTCTCGAAATAGAAGTTTGATACTTTGTTATGAGATAAACGGAAATGGAAATTGTGATACTTTcttatgggatggagggagtataccgcaacttttaatttatcaacctattattagctaataaaagtaaaattaaatgataaaaataattgtatacTCTAATTAGATGGAATAAACCCCTAGttaatattcataaaataaaactaaagcaTAAAtatggtatcaattttatataaataatataaatataaaaacgtttTGTGTGCATTacacggggtgcaaatgctagtttatactaataaacttataaataagaacattaaaaaatggtgaaaattccATATAGGCTTATTGATTAATTGTTGCACCCATTTAGAACTTATATCTAGTCGCATCTATCCAAAATTCAGTTTAAAGATGATTTTACTAATTGTGGCCATCCTAAATTTATATAGCTAATATCATAAATTATTCAAACTCGttcaaatttattaatataaattactaTAATAATTAGTAATCGGTCTTGATAATGATCCAAAATCGTTTAAGTTGTCGTTGTCACTAttttacatataaaaaaatgtattaatCGAACCCTTGACATCAAAATAGCAACAGTTTTCACTATTCGGATTTAAACTATACacacaaattataaattcaaaaccTACGCACATCttcatagtttaattttatagaataatcatcatcttaattttaattgatttactatgtatttttaaattttaatatgcTTACAAAAATTGATTTGCTTCACgtaaattaataaagtatatattttaatagaatGACAAAAATTGACGTGACATTCAaattgtataattttatttagattttcaaTTTGTGAAGTCTAATGATTTTACATTTGCTAAACTATTGTAGTTCGGttgaattataaaattaataaatataaataacataagaaaaatatactctctccgtcccatgaagcgtgacccatttttttttggcacatgaattaagaaattggtattttgtgtgttaagtgtgataggtgaaaaagtgaaaaggtgaataaagggtaaattttttgccatttttagaaacatgtcaagcttcgtgggacaacccaaaaaggaaagtgggtcacgcttcgcgggacgaagggagtaatttattaattcattattttagtATATAGACTCACATTATTCAATGAATGTAATTATTGACCAAagtaatattagataaattaaattaatttttaataaaaatataattatttatttggccaactaAAATTAATTGTCCAAATTAAATTGGTGCTATAAATATATGTAAGATGAAATATTACACATAAGTATTTATACATGCTTTAGTCAAGATGaagtttgattaaaaatcaatgtgagATAATAAATGtgatttcaaaaaataaaagtaaagaaaTATAAATAGATTTCAAAATACTTAAAACTCTAGAATGCCATTAGTCAAATTTAGTTTTTGTATTATATGAAGAAGATATAGAAAAGAACACGTTACAAAATTAAAGGGGGAAGAAAGAGAAAGGAATCTAGTTGAAATAAATCACATTCCGAGAAGTCAAGAATTCGAAGTCTAAAAAAGCAAAAGCTTTACTCCAGGAAAATATAAGTTGTACCTTCGCCGTAATGTACAACCTCTCCAAGCAACACTCCTCCGCAGCTTCACCGACAAATTCCACCTGAAAAAATCCAACCCCCAAATTTTCCGGCCGCCTCCGCAACCCTCAATAATGTCGGCGTaagaactctctctctctctctctctctctcttgaatCTCCCCAACACTATTCCTGACTTTCCTCGCTCAATTCGAATTTCTTCGCAGCTCTGCAGATGACGACTACCCGAACCCTACTCCCCGCCGCGCTCCGGCGGCGGGGCGGCGGCCGCCACCACGAGCGTCCACGTGACCGCCCTGGACGGCCTGGTGAACGTGAACTCCCTCTTCACCATCGCCGTCTTCGTCGGCCTCTCCCTGGCGACGCCGGGGCAGCACAGCCTCGAGAACCCCTCCGCCTGCGACGCCGGCGTCGACGTGGCGAAGAAGCTGCTGGTCTTCGAGGTGGTGTCGTTCAGCTTCTTCCTCTTCTCGTCGCTGGTGGCGCAGGGCTTGAAATTGGCCATCAATTTGCTCAATAGCAAGGACGTGGACGAGATTTTTAGGGCTCACATCAATCTGAAGGTGCTCAGATTCGGGATGATGGCGTCGGCGATCGGATCGGTGATGGGGTGCTTGTTCCTGATGCTGTCGATGGTGAACGTGATCCAGATTAGGCTCGGGATGCTGTCGTGTGGGAGCCGATCGGCCGTCCACGCCGTCACGGCGTTGATTGTTTTGGTCACTTCCGCTCTGCTTGTTTACATCTCCACCGCCGTCTATGCTTTCCTGCACTGAGCGGGACGGCGGCGCTGGTGTCACTGTTACATCTCGTGTTTTTAATTCATGCGTTTTGGTTGATCATGGTGGAACATGAGATGGATGAAAGGGGACTTTTTTTTTAGCCTTTAATTGATTTTCGTTGATGATGATGGTGTTTCATGTTTtgtttttgggttaattgccgctaaattcatatactttttcaaatttcaagtttttctcatgacaaaaaaaatatgaattaaaatCCATGAATTAGAAAATCGATAGGAATTTTCCCCTGCGTCCGTTTTCTGGCCATCGCCGAAATGACTCCGATCACTTGTGTCCACATTTATTCCAGGTGTTAAAATAAAAGTATGACTTGGCTGCCACATAAGAAATTTTTTCCACCTCTGCAATTCCTCTAATTTCCCCTAATATTAACGAAAAGCCTCTTAAATTCTTACaaaagaaaggaaggatttaaagggtgaaattttgtttatcctttcttttcccatgacaaatttacaaccaaagaaaatgTTTTCGTTGACGATGGTGTCTCGTGTTTTGTTTTTtgatgtgattttcgtgatAATGGTGGAACTTGAGATGGATGAAGGGGATTGGTGTTATGCTTTGTATTTCACTTTTTTCTTAGCGTTTTAAGTGGTTTTCGTTGATGATggtttcttgtttttgttttttgatgTGATTTCAGTTGATAATGGTGGAACATGATATGGATAAAGAGAATTGTATTTTATCTTTTAAGGCTTTTTACGTGGTTTTCATTAACGATGGTGTCCCGTGTTTCAATCAATATCTCTTCTTAGAAACATGGCGGTGTGGTTCGACCTCATTGAAACAACGACGAGCTATAAAAACTTCAATTTGAAAACAAAACTTTGATTACCATCATTTGTTTCTTATATTAGCAACATTGTTTCCATTGAAGTGAATGACTGCAGCATTGTTGATCTCGTCCA harbors:
- the LOC131013660 gene encoding uncharacterized protein LOC131013660; the protein is LPEPYSPPRSGGGAAAATTSVHVTALDGLVNVNSLFTIAVFVGLSLATPGQHSLENPSACDAGVDVAKKLLVFEVVSFSFFLFSSLVAQGLKLAINLLNSKDVDEIFRAHINLKVLRFGMMASAIGSVMGCLFLMLSMVNVIQIRLGMLSCGSRSAVHAVTALIVLVTSALLVYISTAVYAFLH